The DNA window GGGTGGGTGGCCATATCCTTCTCGTCGGGATCGACGAACTCGGATTCCATCCGCTCTACGAATTGGTCCACCACGGGGAAGAAGCTGTTCGAGGCATCGCCGGAATCGGTTCCATCCTCGCGTGGATAGTCAACACGCTGGCGTCGGCTCTGCTGGGTTTGCTCGTCGGCGCTCTGGTCGTTCTCGCGCAGCTAGGTGTAACCAAGGTGCTCGACAAGCGAAAAGCTACTGCTCACTGACCCAACAGTGTTGTGAGCATCAGCTGACGCACCCGACCTGCCGGGCCAGGCGAGAGATCGAAGTGCACGAGGCGGCCCATGTCGAAGACCAACCCCAGGGCCGCGTGCACCAGAAATCTCGCCTGCACCGCGGCGAGATCGGGGCGCGCCTCGCTGAGCAGTTGTGCCCATTTCTCGATGTTCAACCGCTGCAGATTACGCAGCGCGGAGCGCTGTTCCTTGGGCAGATTGCCGATTTCTGCGAAGTACACGGCCATGAGTTCGCTTCGCTCGAAAGACAACTCGAGATACAGATCGACGAGAGTCTCGATCGCATCCTCGGTGGTCGTCGACTGGGCGAACGCCTCGTCGAGCGCGACCGTCAACCCATCGCTCGCACGTTGGAACGCAGCGGCAAGGAGATCGGATTTGCTGGCGAAGTACCGGTAGACGCTCGACGCGTTTATTCCTGCGGCAGCACCGATATCCTCGATACTCACGCTGTGGTAACCGTGGCGGTAGAACAGCCGAATTGCCTCGTGAAGCAACTCTTCTCTCTTCGACCCGTACCCGCCGACGGTAATGACAGATGGCTGATCATCGGTGAGCTCCGGCAGATCTACTGCTAGAACACTGCGAACCGTGGACAGCAGCAGCGATTCGATCTGCTTGACGGACAACACCGATCGGTGTGCAGTGATACTCGCGACCACACTGATCGCCGCGGCCGCTATGGTCGACGCGTCAGCCTCCGATAGTTCCGGACGCACGTACATCAGCGGAGTCCGAACACGCTGATTCAGTACCGTGACCGAGCGACGCAGCGCGAGCCGGTCCGCCGGAGCAAGGTAGCGCCCCTCCCATCGATACAACCCACCGGTTCGTCGATTGTCGATGGTTGTGTCGATGATGGCCGTCATGACGGCGTCGAGCTGTTCGCGCGGATCCTCGGCGTCCGCGTCGAGATCTGTTGCAGAGAGCAATGTTCCGGAGAGACCCATGACCGTGTGCACGAACAGGGCGTACTTCGTCGGGAAGTGCCTGTAGAGAGCAGGTCCTGAGATGTCGAGCGTTGCGGCGATGTCGTCGATCCCCACGGCGTGGTAGCCGCGCGCACTGAATGCCTCGGCCGCGGCGGTCAGGATTTGAGCTTTGCGATCCTTGGGCCGTCGTCGGGGGGCAGGGGCAGGAGTGGAGCCTGCGGAATGACCAGATTTTGCAGGAGTGGAGCCTGCGGAATGACCAGGCTGAACCGTACTGGAGGTCGTTCCACGTCCTGTGTCGGTCATGGTTCCACCTCTCTCGTTCGCCATCTGCGCCCCCGCCAGGTTACCCGCAGACTGTTGCCCCATCGTCGACCAACGGTACGTCTCGGCAAAGGTACTCGCGCGACTTCGATGATTGTCATGGATTCCTTGACATCAAAGATGATTCGAGTGCTAAGTTAGCGACGATTCGCATATCGCTCGTGTTCGCGTTGATCGCACAACATCGCACAACTCCGACCGAAACGGCTGCACCATGACAGCTCCAGGACTTCGAACCGAACTCTCCGACGGCATTCTCCGCGTCACCGTCGATCGGCCGTCGTATATGAATGCGCTCGATGACGCCACGTGCGGAGCACTGATTTCGGCATTCGAGTTCGGCGAGGACGACGTTCGCGTCGTTGTGCTCACCGGGAGCGGAGGCTCGTTCAGTGCCGGCGCCGACGTCGTCGAACTGGCCACCGCAAGACCCGCCAGCGATGCCGAGGCGCGGCAGGCAGCCGAGCACGCGATGCATCGTGCGGGGGCGCTTGTCCGGGCGATCACCGACTGCCCGGTGCCCGTTATTGCGCAGGTCAATGGCCCTGCAGTTGGCATCGGCGCGTCGATGGCATTGGCATCCGACTTGATCTACGCGAGCGAGGACGCATATTTTCTGTTCGCTTTCAGCAAGATCGGTCTCATGCCCGACGGGGCGAGCAGCGTGCTGGTTCCGGCGGCGATCGGACGCGCGCGAACCAACGCGCTCATGCTGCTGGCGGAGCGGATGCCGGCAGAGGAGGCGTTCGCAGTCGGCCTGATCAACGACGTCCTGCCCGGCGCCGAGCTCGGGGCCCGCGTCGACGCGGTGGCCACAAGGTTGGTCCGATTGCCTCGGCGAGCCCTCGAACTGACCAAGAGATCCATCACAGATTCGACGCTGGCGTTGCTCGACGATGCGCTGCGCCGAGAGACCGAGGGGCAGATCGAATTGCTGACATCACCTGAGTTCATTCGGCGCGTCGCTGCACTCGCCTCGCCGCAGAAGAAGTCGCCACAGAAGAAAGGGGCATGACCGTGTTGGACGAACCACAGCGCTCTCGCCGCAACAACTGGAACAACCAGGTCCGACGACACGCGCTGATGCAGCCGGATGCCATCGCGCTGCGCTTTCAGGGCGCGTCGACATCCTGGGCGGAGTTGTCCGATCGTGTCGATGGATGTGCCGGCGTCCTGAGCCGACGAGGGGTCGACTCAGGCGACCGAGTACTGATCCTGATGCTCAATCGCCCCGAGTACCTCGAAGCAGTGCTGGCCATCAATGCTTTGGGTGCACTGGCGGTTCCGGTGAACTTCCGTATGACACCGCCCGAGGTTGCGTTCCTGGCACAGAACAGTGGCTCACACCTTCTCGTCACCGACGAGACATTGTCACCGCTCGCCGATGCCGTAGTCGCACAGGTGGATTCCCTGACCGAGAAGATCGTCGTCGGTGAGGAGTACGAGGCACTTCTTGCCGACTCCGAGCGTGCGGAGCCCGTCGACGTCCCGGACGACGCCCCCGCGCTCATCATGTACACCTCAGGTACCACCGGCAGGCCGAAAGGCGCCGTGCTGACGCACGCCAACATGCAGGCCCAGGCATTGACCTGTATTCGGGCCCTGCAGATGCACGGTGTCGACGAGGTTGGATTCTGCGCGTCACCGATGTTCCACATCGCCGCGCTCGGCAGCTTGGCGCCGAGTCTGCAACTGGGCATCCCGACCGTCGTGTATCCGGTCGGAGCATTCGATCCGGCGACCCTCCTGGACGTACTTGCCGCCGAACGGGTCACCACCCTGTTCCTCGTTCCGGTGCAGTGGCAGGCCATGTGCGCCGAGCAATCACGCAACCCACGAGATCTGAACCTGAGGGTCATTTCGTGGGGTGCGGCACCGGCGTCGGACACCGTATTGGAGGCCATGGCCGCAACGTTCCCGAATGCACAGAACGTGGCGGTGTTCGGCCAGACCGAGATGTCGCCCATCACCTGCGTGCTCGACGGCGAGGATGCTCTGCGCAAGCTGGGTTCGGTAGGGCGCGTCATCCCGACGATCGCGGCGCGCGTCGTCGACGACGACATGAACGATGTCCCGCGCGGTGAGATCGGTGAAATCGTCTATCGCGGACCGACTCTGATGCAGGGATACTGGGAGAACCCGGAGGCCACGGCCGACGCATTCCACGGCGGCTGGTTCCACTCCGGCGACCTGGTCCGTCAAGACGACGAGGGTTTCGTGTTCGTGGTCGATCGCAAGAAGGACATGATCATCTCGGGCGGTGAGAACATCTACTGCGCCGAGGTTGAGAACGTCCTGTTCGGGCACCCACGCATTCTCGAAGCTGCCGTCATCGGACGTCCCGACGACAGGTGGGGTGAAGTACCGGTCGCCGTTGTCGCACTGAAGGATTCCGAGGACCTCACCCTGGACGAGCTCGTCGTGTGGCTCGGTGATCACCTGGCCCGCTACAAGCACCCGCGGGAGCTCGTCATCCTCGATGCACTTCCCCGAAACGCAAGCGGCAAGGTCGTCAAGGTCGCTCTGCGCCAGTCACATTCGACCACGCCTGCCTGACCGGTGAGTTTCGAACTCCCCGCCGCCGCATCGCCGGCGCGCGATCTCGCGAACCAGGTCGGCGGCCTACTCGCGTTCTCGGTGACTGCACTGTCGCGGACTGTCACGACGATTCTACGACGACGGTTGTCTCTCGAAGAGACGGTCACGCAAGCGTCGTTCGTCGCACGGGTGTGCACCGTGCCGGCACTGTTGCTGATGCTCCCGATCGGCGTGCTGATCGCAGTGTCGGTCGGCTCACTCGCTGGAAGACTAGGCGCTGGTGCCTATTCCGGTGCTGTCGTCGCGTTCGTGGTCGTCGGTCAGGCTGCAGCGCTCGTCTGTGCGTTGATGCTGGCCGGAGTGGCGGGCTCGGCAATCTGCGCGGACTTGGGTTCGCGAACCATCCGCGAGGAAATAGCGGCAATGGAGGTGATGGGCCTCGACGTCGTGGCGCGTCTCGTCGTGCCCAGGCTCATCGCATCGATGTTCGTCGCGGTGGTCGTGTGCGGAATGGTCACGGCCGTGGGCGTCGGCGCCTGCTTCTTCTATCAGGTCTTCGTCGCCGATCAATCCGCGGGCGCGTTTCTCGCCACGTTCAGTGAGTACGGGCGGGTCTCCGACTTCGCGATGGCAATGGTCAAGTCGGTGTGCTTTGCGGTGACGTCGACTCTGATCGCGTCGTTCAAAGGTCTACACGCCAAGGGTGGCCCGAGTGGTGTCGCCGACGCCGTCAACGAGGCCGTCGTGCTCGCGTTCGTCATGGTCTTCGTCGTCAATACTGTGCTCTCTCAGCTCTATGCGGTCGTCGTGCCAGCGGTGGGGACCTACTGATGGCCTACGTCCTGAGAGGCTCCGACAGTCTTCATCGCTTGAAGATTCGAAGCCGCGCGGCTGCTACGGCATTCGCCGAACTGGGCCGTCACATGACGTTCTTCGCCGAGACCGTCGCAGCCATTCCCTTCACGCTGCGGCGGTACTCCAAGCACGTGGCGCAGCATGTAGGTGAAGTCAGCTTCGGGTACGCCTCGCTGCTCGCGGGCGGTGGGACAATCGGAATCGTCTTTGCGATGTCTGCCGTCGCCGCAATGATGGTCGGTGTCGAGACGTACCGCGGCCTCGAGCTGATCGGGTTGACGTCGTTGTCCGGCTTGCTCTCTGCCATCGCGAACACCCGCGAACTCGCACCCGTCATCGCCAGTATCGCCCTTGCCGCCAAGGTCGGCACCGGGTTCACCGCGCAGCTCGGAGCAATGCGCATCTCCGACGAGATCGACGCACTCGACTCGATGGCCGTACGCCCGATTCCGTTTCTGGCCACGACACGCGTAATCGCAGCCGTCGTCTGCATCGTGCCGATCTACATGGTCGGCCTGATCTCGACGTTCGTCGCAACACGCTTGGTCGTCGTCACGTTCGGCGGCAGTTCGGCAGGAACCTACGACTACTACTTTCACCTGGCATTGACTCCGGCGGACCTGACCTACTCGGTCGTCAAAGCCGCTGTGTTCGCTGTCATCGTTGCACTCGTGCACTGCTCCTACGGTTTTCACGCTTCCGGTGGTCCAGAGGGAGTCGGCAGGGCTGCAGGGCGAGCTCTGCGCACCTCCATCCTCGCCATCGGAATCACGGACGTCTTCCTGACATTCGTCCTATGGGGAATCGTTCCCACCGTCCCTGGACTCGGTGCATCGTGACAGCTACCCCGCGCAGGCTCGGACCGAGCCGGGCTTCACTCGTCGTTCGCGGAATTGCGGCAAGCGTGGTGATCGTCGCGGCCGCTGTCGCCGCAGTTGCGTACGGGGGTGGCGCTTTCGACCGTGGCACCGCGGTGCACGTCGATATCCCAGCCTCTGCGGGCTTGCTGATCGGCGAGATCGGAGTGCAGTACAACGGGGTTCAGGTCGGAACAGTTGTCGATATCGACAGCGGAATCGAACGATCGACGGTGACGATGCGGATCGACGCCACAGGTGTGCCCGCGTCCACGGCGGTGCGGGTCGTGCCTCGAACTCTGTTCGGAGATGTGTACTTACGGCTGGTCGACGACGGATCCGATCCGTCCCAACTCGCTTCCGGTGACCACCTGGCGATGGATACATCGGCCGAGGCAGTCCAGCTGGGCGAGGTCTACCGCCGCGTCACCGGTCTGCTGGACAGCCTCGAACCGGCCAAAGCGCAGATCGCCCTCACCGAGATCAGCACTGCCCTGCAAGGCCGCGGAGACAGTCTCGGCGCCACGATCGATCGGCTTTCCGCGCTCACCGCGATGCTCGAACCTCGCGCACAGTCGGTGCTGGATCACACTCCGCAGACGCGCGCGGTCGCCGACGCCCTTGCCGCAGCATCCCCCGACGTCCTCGCCACTGTCGAGGCGACGACGACGCTCTCGCAGACCATGCTCGATCGGTCACGAGGCGTCGAGAATCTGTTGACCAATGCAGCAGTCCTTGGCAGTACGGCATCGATTGCCGCCGAGGAGAACACCTCGAAGTCGATCACCGTGATCCACAGCGGTGCACCTGTGCTGCGGACAACTTCGGAGTACTCCTCGGGGCTGGCCGCGACCCTCGACATGTTCGAGCCGTTCGGAGCGGCTGGTGCGAAGATCTTCGCGAGCGGACGGTTCGACATCACGGCCGTTCCCGATTTCTCCTCGCCACTGCCGTACACGGCTGCGCAGTGCCCGAAGTACCCCGGACTCGACGGACCGAACTGTGCGTTGGCCGACATTCAGGACACCGTAACCACAACGCCGCAGCCACTGAACCCGGCCACGACGATCTTGCTTGCTCCCCTGCTCCGAGGGACGGAAGTGAGCATCCGATGACCTCGCTACGACGCCCACTGTTCGCACTCACGGCGTTCACGACGGCCGGGATTCTGTCCACGATCGTCGTCGCCAACACACTCAGCGTCCCGGTAGCCGGGGACACGACGACGCACACCGCCGAGTTCACCGGCGTCGAAGGATTACGTGCCGGCAACGATGTCACCCTCGCGGGTGTCAGGATCGGCAAGGTCGAAGGCGTGGAATTCACCACCGACGGTTCACGATCGACCGCCGTAGTCACGTTCGACGTCCAGGAGTCGGTTCCGATCGCTGCCAATGTCACCGCCGCAATTCGGTACGGAGACATGCTCGGCGCACGGTACCTCGCTTTGGTGGCCCCGGACGATCCAACCGGAACACTCGATGACGGAGACAGCATTCCGATCGATCGAACGTCACCGCCGGTAGACCTGACCGCACTGGTGAACGGATTCAAACCACTGTTCGACGCCATCGACCCAGCGCAGGTCAATGCGCTGGCTCGCTCGATCACGGATGCGTTCAGCGGCGAGTCAGGGACGGTCGACTCGCTGCTTCGCCATATCGCGTCCGTCACGAATGCCCTGTCGGACAACGAGCAAGTTCTGACCGAACTGATCACCGACCTCGATTCGGTGTTGCAGACGATGAATTCGCGCGGCGCCGACATCACCCGACTGATCACCGGATTGACCGACATGAGTCAGGTCGTCGCCGACCGAAATACCGCTGTGATCACCGTGCTCGACGAGGGCTCCGGAGCGATCCATGCACTTGCCGAGCTGCTGACGAGCGCATCCGGTTCCCTCGACCGGACCGTTACCGATCTGACCGCAACCACCCAATCGTGGATTCCGGAGACCGAACAATTCGACCGAACCATGACGGTACTTCCCGAACTGGCACAGTCGATCAACCATATCGGTGACTACGGCGGCTGGCTGAACCTGTACACCTGCAATTTCACCCTGAAGGCAGGTGATGCCGAGGTGAATATCTTCGGCGGAACGCACACGGAGATCTGCCGATGAGCACCGCACGCCTCGGGTCGATCGGAATTGTGGCTGTCATCGCAGTACTCGCCTCTGCCCTCGTCATTCCGCAAGGTTGGTATCTAGTTCGAACCAGTTCCTACACAGCTCAATTCGCTCATGCAGGTGGATTGACGGAATCCGATCCGGTGTTCGTCGCCGGTGTCCCTGCGGGTCGGGTCGACAGCATCGATCTTGCGGGTGACCACGTCGACGTACACTTCCGTCTCGACCGCGACCGCGAGCTCGGCGACCGAACAACCGCCGCCGTGAAGCTCAGAACCATCCTCGGTAAGCGGTATCTCGACGTCGTTCCCGACGGCACCGGATCAGTCGGCGACGACAGGACCATTCCAACCGAGCGCACCTCCGTCCCCTACTCGCTCGACGATATCGGCACAGAGGTTCAGTCCGTCGCCACCGAACTCGACGTCACCGCACTCGCATCGATGGTGTCCACGCTGCGCGAGACAGTGCCCGCGGATCGCGCCGTCGTGTCCGACGCGCTCACTGGCGTCAGCACGGCCTCGGCGGTGCTTGCACGCAACGACGAAAAGATTGCCGGACTGCTCGACGCCGCACAGTCACTTACACGGTCGGTAGCGACCGAGAGCGAGTCGATCGGCACACTCCCCGGGAATGCTCAGTTGGTTCTGGACACGCTGTCGGACAGGCGAACCGCCATCAGCGGCGTGGTGACCGATCTTCGCACGGTCATCGAGTCGGCGTCGGCCTTTCTCGACGGCAATGCCACCGAACTCGATCAGCTTCTCATCGACATGCGCTCTGTCACCGACACACTCGACCGAAACGGACGCAACATCGACACTCTACTGACGACTCTTCCCGCTGGGCTCCGCGCCGTCACCGATGCCACCGGAAACGGCAACTGGGTCGATGTCTCGGCCCCTGCAGGCCCGCTGCCCGACAACCTGCTCTGCGCACTGGGCATCTTCGACGACCATGCTGCGGGCGAAGTGCCCGGTATGCAGGGGTGCAGCGGATGAAGATCCTCGCAGCGCTCGTCGCCATCGGGTCCGTTGTCGGCGCCTGGTTCGTCTTCTTCGCCTCCGACGACAGCACCACCGTCACAGCGGATTTCTCCTACATCAACGGAATCTACCCGGGCAGTCCCGTGCATGTTCTCGGTGTTCCGGTCGGCACGGTGGACGCAGTCAGCCCGCAGGGCACGTCGGTACGAGTGACGATGAGGGTGGAATCCGGAGTCGACATCCCGGCGGACGCGGGCGCGTTCGTTATGAATCCTTCGGTCATCAGTGACCGTTTCGTCGAACTCGGGCCTGCATACCGAGGCGGTCCGACCCTGGACGAGGCGGTGATCCCCGTCGAGCGCAACCGCTCACCGATCAACTGGGATCAGCTCCTGGACAGCGTCAACACCGTCGCCAGCGCACTCGGCACACAATCCTCCGCAGGCGCGAGCGGGATCGGGTCCGCATTGGACATCGTCGCCGACGGCACCGCGGGCCTCGGACCGGAGATCAACGATGCAATCGGCAACATCTCACGGGCAACAGCGGTGGTCGGCGGCAACAGCGAGGAACTCGGCACCCTCATCGAGAACATCGACCGATTCATCGGTGCCGTCGCATCCCGTCAAGGCGCAGTTCAGTCGGTGACCGATTCCCTCGCGCAGCTCGGCGCGGAAATACAGCAGCAAGACCTCGACATCGGCGAACCCATCGCACAGCTGCGCTCGATGTTCGACCACCTCGACCGTCTGTTGGTCGACCGCGGCGACGGCCTTCGCGCGGTGCTGCAGAACGCCAGCACACTGACCGGGCAGTTCGCCGCCCACGACGCACAGTTCGCCGAACTCGTGGACCTGCTTCCGCTCATGATGGAGAACATCGGCAACACCATCGGCGAGGACCAGCGCGCGCGAATCCGGTTGAACGTCTCGACCGACCTGGACCAGTTCGCCGTCGCCGTCCCGCTGTGTCGGGAACTGGCGCTGCCGATCTGCACCGGAGCGGGTATCACCAATCCGATCCCCGTTCCGATCAGCACCTCGAATCCACTCGGGCTCGCGCAGCTGTTGGGAGGAGGGCGATGAAACCGTTGATTCCACTGGTTGCGAGTTGCCTCCTGCTCAGCGGATGCAGCCTCGGGCTCGGCCAACTGCCCATCGGTCGCTCGGTCGCTCGGTCGAGGGAGAGAACTACCTCGTCGTCGCGAACTTCCCTCGCGCCGACCGAATCCGACTCGGCACCGAGGTCAGGGTCGGCCAGCAGCTGGTGGGACGAGTGCACGACCTGTCCACCGACGGCATTCACGCGCTAGTGGAACTGAGTCTGTCCCAGTCGGTTCCACTACCCGCCGACGTGACCGCCTCGCTCGAACTCCCGTCGGCGTTGGGAGAACCCTACGTACGGTTGACGCTTCCGCAGGATCCCTCGCAGAATGCGTTGACCGACGGCGCTGTCCTCGACAACACCTCCATCGGACCGGAACTCGAATCATCACTCGCCACTCTCGGTCTGGTTCTCAACGGCAGCGGACTCGACCAGCTGCAGACGATCATGACCGAGATGAACGACGCTTTCGGCGGCCGCGGGCCGGAGATTCGCGAACTCCTGCACAGCGCCGACAGAATCGCCGCGAACGCAGTTGACCACCAGGTCGAATTCGATCGGGTACCGGCCGCAGCCGGGACGGTATCGGCGACGCTTGCGGACAACAGGGCTGCGCTCGACACCGGTCTCACTGTGGCTGCGCCGACGATGGAGTTGCTCGTACGCCAGCGAGACCACATTGCCTCGATCCTCGATTCCACCTCGGCCTTGGCATCATCGGCGCAGGCTCTGTTCGTCGACGATCAAGATCGACTCACGACGGGTGTCCATGATCTCGCCGACATCGTGAGTTCGATTCAGGGATTCAACGATTCGGTGACTCCGACGCTCGCCAACATGAACCGGTTCATCGACGGTTTCAACGGCGCAGTTCATGGTGACTATCTCGTGTTCGACGGCGCGCTCGACCTGCCGGAGACCGTGGGAGAACTGATGACGGGCGGCCGCGTCGCCGACGTTCCCGCGACACTGCAGGAATTGCTCGTGCCGGGAGGACACCCATGAGCAGGGGCGTGCGGATTCAGCTGGTGCTGTTCGTCGTCACCGCTGTCCTCGCTGTGGTCGTCGGCAGCAACTATGCGCTCGGCTCGCAGTACCTTCGCGGATCGATCGACCTCGAGGCACCGATGACCGACGCGATGAACCTCGGTGTCGGTGCGGGCGTCACGTATCGGGGTGTCGCGGTCGGCACGATCACCGACATCTCCGTTGCGCCACACGGTGCGAACGCCCATCTCGCGCTGGATCCAGGCACTTCGATACCAGTCGGATCGACCGCGAAGGTCACCACCAGCAGCGCACTGGGGATCATGAGCCTGGACATCATGCCAAGCACTGCGGACGGCCCATTTCTCTCGGACGGCGACACCCTCGACGTCCCACCCGAGCTCCACCCGCTACAGCTGGACGAATTGCTGACGCAGATGGCGGCGCTCGCCGACTCGATCGACCCCGCGTCCATCACGACGCTGAGCGAGACCGCCGGAACCGCGCTCGCCGGCACCGGAACCGCGCTGAATCAGCTGCTCGACGACGTGGACACGCTCAGTCTGCTGCTCGAGTCCCACGCCCCGGCGCTGGCGAACATCGTCGATTCCTCGCTACCGATGCTCGACGCGGCGGCGGCACAGGCGGACGGCGTCACCGGTGCGGCCGCAGCGGCACGAGAGGTCACTCAGCAGCTGCTCGCGCAGGAGCCGTCGTTGATCTATCTCGTGGATCGATCACCCGACGCGCTCGAGAGAACCAGCAGGCTCCTCGACGACACGCGCGGCACCGTCGGCGCGTTGATGACCAACCTCGTGACCGTCACCGATGTTCTCGGGGACCGCACGCCCGCGCTGTCGGCATTCCTGTCGACCACGCCCGAAACGCTGGAAAAGCTGACCTCCATCGTGCACGGCGACCGCGGCGATTTCACGCTCGTCGCCACCCAGGGCCCGGTCTGCTGGTACGACAGCGAACGGCGAACCGTCGGCGACGAATCTCCGCGTAGTCCAGACCTGTCGCTGTACTGCCCACCCGGTGAAGACCTTGCGCAGCGAGGTTCTGCAAACGCCCCACGGCCGAACGACCTCGGCCTGTCGGGCGCGACCTCGCCGGGCAACGTCACGGGCCCACCGATCGTCGACGATCCCCTTCTCATCCCGACCGGGGTGGAGGCGCTCGACTACTGGAAGAAGCTCCTGGAAGGAGTGCAGAAGTGACAGTACGCAAGAGTGCGGCCGCGCTCGTGATCCTCGCTCTCGCAACCGGTGTGGCCGTACTCGGCTACCTCCACCTGGGCGACCGCAAGCTCGACGACCTACGGACGACGGCATTGGCGTCGGCG is part of the Rhodococcus sovatensis genome and encodes:
- a CDS encoding TetR/AcrR family transcriptional regulator, which translates into the protein MTDTGRGTTSSTVQPGHSAGSTPAKSGHSAGSTPAPAPRRRPKDRKAQILTAAAEAFSARGYHAVGIDDIAATLDISGPALYRHFPTKYALFVHTVMGLSGTLLSATDLDADAEDPREQLDAVMTAIIDTTIDNRRTGGLYRWEGRYLAPADRLALRRSVTVLNQRVRTPLMYVRPELSEADASTIAAAAISVVASITAHRSVLSVKQIESLLLSTVRSVLAVDLPELTDDQPSVITVGGYGSKREELLHEAIRLFYRHGYHSVSIEDIGAAAGINASSVYRYFASKSDLLAAAFQRASDGLTVALDEAFAQSTTTEDAIETLVDLYLELSFERSELMAVYFAEIGNLPKEQRSALRNLQRLNIEKWAQLLSEARPDLAAVQARFLVHAALGLVFDMGRLVHFDLSPGPAGRVRQLMLTTLLGQ
- a CDS encoding enoyl-CoA hydratase, which codes for MTAPGLRTELSDGILRVTVDRPSYMNALDDATCGALISAFEFGEDDVRVVVLTGSGGSFSAGADVVELATARPASDAEARQAAEHAMHRAGALVRAITDCPVPVIAQVNGPAVGIGASMALASDLIYASEDAYFLFAFSKIGLMPDGASSVLVPAAIGRARTNALMLLAERMPAEEAFAVGLINDVLPGAELGARVDAVATRLVRLPRRALELTKRSITDSTLALLDDALRRETEGQIELLTSPEFIRRVAALASPQKKSPQKKGA
- the fadD5 gene encoding fatty-acid--CoA ligase FadD5 — encoded protein: MTVLDEPQRSRRNNWNNQVRRHALMQPDAIALRFQGASTSWAELSDRVDGCAGVLSRRGVDSGDRVLILMLNRPEYLEAVLAINALGALAVPVNFRMTPPEVAFLAQNSGSHLLVTDETLSPLADAVVAQVDSLTEKIVVGEEYEALLADSERAEPVDVPDDAPALIMYTSGTTGRPKGAVLTHANMQAQALTCIRALQMHGVDEVGFCASPMFHIAALGSLAPSLQLGIPTVVYPVGAFDPATLLDVLAAERVTTLFLVPVQWQAMCAEQSRNPRDLNLRVISWGAAPASDTVLEAMAATFPNAQNVAVFGQTEMSPITCVLDGEDALRKLGSVGRVIPTIAARVVDDDMNDVPRGEIGEIVYRGPTLMQGYWENPEATADAFHGGWFHSGDLVRQDDEGFVFVVDRKKDMIISGGENIYCAEVENVLFGHPRILEAAVIGRPDDRWGEVPVAVVALKDSEDLTLDELVVWLGDHLARYKHPRELVILDALPRNASGKVVKVALRQSHSTTPA
- a CDS encoding ABC transporter permease; the protein is MSFELPAAASPARDLANQVGGLLAFSVTALSRTVTTILRRRLSLEETVTQASFVARVCTVPALLLMLPIGVLIAVSVGSLAGRLGAGAYSGAVVAFVVVGQAAALVCALMLAGVAGSAICADLGSRTIREEIAAMEVMGLDVVARLVVPRLIASMFVAVVVCGMVTAVGVGACFFYQVFVADQSAGAFLATFSEYGRVSDFAMAMVKSVCFAVTSTLIASFKGLHAKGGPSGVADAVNEAVVLAFVMVFVVNTVLSQLYAVVVPAVGTY
- a CDS encoding ABC transporter permease; protein product: MTFFAETVAAIPFTLRRYSKHVAQHVGEVSFGYASLLAGGGTIGIVFAMSAVAAMMVGVETYRGLELIGLTSLSGLLSAIANTRELAPVIASIALAAKVGTGFTAQLGAMRISDEIDALDSMAVRPIPFLATTRVIAAVVCIVPIYMVGLISTFVATRLVVVTFGGSSAGTYDYYFHLALTPADLTYSVVKAAVFAVIVALVHCSYGFHASGGPEGVGRAAGRALRTSILAIGITDVFLTFVLWGIVPTVPGLGAS
- a CDS encoding MCE family protein translates to MTATPRRLGPSRASLVVRGIAASVVIVAAAVAAVAYGGGAFDRGTAVHVDIPASAGLLIGEIGVQYNGVQVGTVVDIDSGIERSTVTMRIDATGVPASTAVRVVPRTLFGDVYLRLVDDGSDPSQLASGDHLAMDTSAEAVQLGEVYRRVTGLLDSLEPAKAQIALTEISTALQGRGDSLGATIDRLSALTAMLEPRAQSVLDHTPQTRAVADALAAASPDVLATVEATTTLSQTMLDRSRGVENLLTNAAVLGSTASIAAEENTSKSITVIHSGAPVLRTTSEYSSGLAATLDMFEPFGAAGAKIFASGRFDITAVPDFSSPLPYTAAQCPKYPGLDGPNCALADIQDTVTTTPQPLNPATTILLAPLLRGTEVSIR
- a CDS encoding MlaD family protein, coding for MTSLRRPLFALTAFTTAGILSTIVVANTLSVPVAGDTTTHTAEFTGVEGLRAGNDVTLAGVRIGKVEGVEFTTDGSRSTAVVTFDVQESVPIAANVTAAIRYGDMLGARYLALVAPDDPTGTLDDGDSIPIDRTSPPVDLTALVNGFKPLFDAIDPAQVNALARSITDAFSGESGTVDSLLRHIASVTNALSDNEQVLTELITDLDSVLQTMNSRGADITRLITGLTDMSQVVADRNTAVITVLDEGSGAIHALAELLTSASGSLDRTVTDLTATTQSWIPETEQFDRTMTVLPELAQSINHIGDYGGWLNLYTCNFTLKAGDAEVNIFGGTHTEICR
- a CDS encoding MCE family protein gives rise to the protein MSTARLGSIGIVAVIAVLASALVIPQGWYLVRTSSYTAQFAHAGGLTESDPVFVAGVPAGRVDSIDLAGDHVDVHFRLDRDRELGDRTTAAVKLRTILGKRYLDVVPDGTGSVGDDRTIPTERTSVPYSLDDIGTEVQSVATELDVTALASMVSTLRETVPADRAVVSDALTGVSTASAVLARNDEKIAGLLDAAQSLTRSVATESESIGTLPGNAQLVLDTLSDRRTAISGVVTDLRTVIESASAFLDGNATELDQLLIDMRSVTDTLDRNGRNIDTLLTTLPAGLRAVTDATGNGNWVDVSAPAGPLPDNLLCALGIFDDHAAGEVPGMQGCSG
- a CDS encoding MCE family protein; translated protein: MKILAALVAIGSVVGAWFVFFASDDSTTVTADFSYINGIYPGSPVHVLGVPVGTVDAVSPQGTSVRVTMRVESGVDIPADAGAFVMNPSVISDRFVELGPAYRGGPTLDEAVIPVERNRSPINWDQLLDSVNTVASALGTQSSAGASGIGSALDIVADGTAGLGPEINDAIGNISRATAVVGGNSEELGTLIENIDRFIGAVASRQGAVQSVTDSLAQLGAEIQQQDLDIGEPIAQLRSMFDHLDRLLVDRGDGLRAVLQNASTLTGQFAAHDAQFAELVDLLPLMMENIGNTIGEDQRARIRLNVSTDLDQFAVAVPLCRELALPICTGAGITNPIPVPISTSNPLGLAQLLGGGR